One window of the Triticum dicoccoides isolate Atlit2015 ecotype Zavitan chromosome 3B, WEW_v2.0, whole genome shotgun sequence genome contains the following:
- the LOC119275465 gene encoding uncharacterized protein LOC119275465 isoform X1, with protein sequence MKDSQDIQSTTELQMSPQGTNEVQSNQLNTMATDAPAGDPGSVAVANNDNRKVSREDIELVQNLIERCLQLYMTKGEVVRTLSTRARIEPGFTTLVWQKLEEENSEFFRAYYIRLKLKRQIVLFNHLLQHQYNLMKYPAPPNVPLAPMQNGMHPMPVNNLPMGYPVLQQPLMPAPGQPHIDRMVCGLSSGHVVNGIPAPGGYHPMRMNSGNDMVVDNGAPEAAHAGAMSSDMAVSPSSAASSHAPFTPSEIPGMAMDTSVLDSAFGSEIGNTGPLQLGADGSSRDSIRSLGQLWNFSLSDLTADLTSLGDLEALENYAGTPFLPSDSDLLLDSPDHDDIGNHDDIVEYFADAINGSQSDEEKP encoded by the exons ATGAAGGATTCTCAG GATATTCAGAGCACCACAGAGTTGCAGATGTCCCCCCAGGGTACTAATGAAGTGCAAAGTAACCAACTAAACACAATGGCCACTGATGCACCTGCAGGAGATCCCGGTTCTGTGGCAGTCGCTAACAATGATAATAGAAAAGTCTCCCGTGAAGACATTGAACTT GTCCAAAATTTGATAGAGCGCTGTCTGCAGCTGTACATGACCAAAGGAGAGGTTGTTAGGACACTTTCTACTCGTGCTAGAATAGAACCTGGCTTCACTACTTTAG TATGGCAGAAACTTGAAGAAGAGAACTCTGAATTCTTTCGGGCTTACTATATAAGATTGAAATTGAAAAGACAGATTGTCTTGTTCAACCATTTATTGCAGCACCAGTATAATTTGATGAAATATCCAGCACCTCCGAATGTTCCGCTGGCTCCCATGCAAAATGGAATGCATCCTATGCCAG TTAACAATCTACCGATGGGGTATCCAGTACTTCAGCAACCTCTGATGCCTGCTCCTGGCCAGCCTCACATTGATCGGATGGTTTGTGGTCTATCCAGCGGCCATGTAGTGAATGGGATCCCTGCACCAGGTGGTTATCATCCAATGCGCATGAACTCTGGAAATGA CATGGTTGTGGACAATGGTGCACCGGAAGCTGCACATGCTGGTGCTATGTCATCTGATATGGCTGTGAGTCCCTCATCAGCAGCATCAAGCCATGCTCCTTTCACTCCATCTGAGATACCAGGGATGGCCATGGATACATCAGTCCTGGATTCAGCATTTGGATCTGAGATAGGGAACACAGGACCTCTGCAATTAGGGGCAGATGGGTCGTCAAGGGATTCCATCCGATCCTTGGGGCAGCTCTGGAATTTCAGCCTCTCTGATCTTACAGCAGATTTGACAAGTTTAGGAG ACTTGGAGGCTCTTGAGAATTACGCGGGTACCCCTTTCCTGCCCTCGGACTCGGATCTCTTACTTGATTCCCCAGACCATGATGACATAGGCAACCATGATGACATAG TTGAGTACTTCGCCGACGCCATCAACGGGTCCCAATCGGACGAAGAGAAGCCATAG
- the LOC119275465 gene encoding uncharacterized protein LOC119275465 isoform X2 has translation MKDSQDIQSTTELQMSPQGTNEVQSNQLNTMATDAPAGDPGSVAVANNDNRKVSREDIELVQNLIERCLQLYMTKGEVVRTLSTRARIEPGFTTLVWQKLEEENSEFFRAYYIRLKLKRQIVLFNHLLQHQYNLMKYPAPPNVPLAPMQNGMHPMPVNNLPMGYPVLQQPLMPAPGQPHIDRMVCGLSSGHVVNGIPAPGGYHPMRMNSGNDMVVDNGAPEAAHAGAMSSDMAVSPSSAASSHAPFTPSEIPGMAMDTSVLDSAFGSEIGNTGPLQLGADGSSRDSIRSLGQLWNFSLSDLTADLTSLGDLEALENYAGTPFLPSDSDLLLDSPDHDDIVEYFADAINGSQSDEEKP, from the exons ATGAAGGATTCTCAG GATATTCAGAGCACCACAGAGTTGCAGATGTCCCCCCAGGGTACTAATGAAGTGCAAAGTAACCAACTAAACACAATGGCCACTGATGCACCTGCAGGAGATCCCGGTTCTGTGGCAGTCGCTAACAATGATAATAGAAAAGTCTCCCGTGAAGACATTGAACTT GTCCAAAATTTGATAGAGCGCTGTCTGCAGCTGTACATGACCAAAGGAGAGGTTGTTAGGACACTTTCTACTCGTGCTAGAATAGAACCTGGCTTCACTACTTTAG TATGGCAGAAACTTGAAGAAGAGAACTCTGAATTCTTTCGGGCTTACTATATAAGATTGAAATTGAAAAGACAGATTGTCTTGTTCAACCATTTATTGCAGCACCAGTATAATTTGATGAAATATCCAGCACCTCCGAATGTTCCGCTGGCTCCCATGCAAAATGGAATGCATCCTATGCCAG TTAACAATCTACCGATGGGGTATCCAGTACTTCAGCAACCTCTGATGCCTGCTCCTGGCCAGCCTCACATTGATCGGATGGTTTGTGGTCTATCCAGCGGCCATGTAGTGAATGGGATCCCTGCACCAGGTGGTTATCATCCAATGCGCATGAACTCTGGAAATGA CATGGTTGTGGACAATGGTGCACCGGAAGCTGCACATGCTGGTGCTATGTCATCTGATATGGCTGTGAGTCCCTCATCAGCAGCATCAAGCCATGCTCCTTTCACTCCATCTGAGATACCAGGGATGGCCATGGATACATCAGTCCTGGATTCAGCATTTGGATCTGAGATAGGGAACACAGGACCTCTGCAATTAGGGGCAGATGGGTCGTCAAGGGATTCCATCCGATCCTTGGGGCAGCTCTGGAATTTCAGCCTCTCTGATCTTACAGCAGATTTGACAAGTTTAGGAG ACTTGGAGGCTCTTGAGAATTACGCGGGTACCCCTTTCCTGCCCTCGGACTCGGATCTCTTACTTGATTCCCCAGACCATGATGACATAG TTGAGTACTTCGCCGACGCCATCAACGGGTCCCAATCGGACGAAGAGAAGCCATAG
- the LOC119275465 gene encoding uncharacterized protein LOC119275465 isoform X3, translated as MSPQGTNEVQSNQLNTMATDAPAGDPGSVAVANNDNRKVSREDIELVQNLIERCLQLYMTKGEVVRTLSTRARIEPGFTTLVWQKLEEENSEFFRAYYIRLKLKRQIVLFNHLLQHQYNLMKYPAPPNVPLAPMQNGMHPMPVNNLPMGYPVLQQPLMPAPGQPHIDRMVCGLSSGHVVNGIPAPGGYHPMRMNSGNDMVVDNGAPEAAHAGAMSSDMAVSPSSAASSHAPFTPSEIPGMAMDTSVLDSAFGSEIGNTGPLQLGADGSSRDSIRSLGQLWNFSLSDLTADLTSLGDLEALENYAGTPFLPSDSDLLLDSPDHDDIGNHDDIVEYFADAINGSQSDEEKP; from the exons ATGTCCCCCCAGGGTACTAATGAAGTGCAAAGTAACCAACTAAACACAATGGCCACTGATGCACCTGCAGGAGATCCCGGTTCTGTGGCAGTCGCTAACAATGATAATAGAAAAGTCTCCCGTGAAGACATTGAACTT GTCCAAAATTTGATAGAGCGCTGTCTGCAGCTGTACATGACCAAAGGAGAGGTTGTTAGGACACTTTCTACTCGTGCTAGAATAGAACCTGGCTTCACTACTTTAG TATGGCAGAAACTTGAAGAAGAGAACTCTGAATTCTTTCGGGCTTACTATATAAGATTGAAATTGAAAAGACAGATTGTCTTGTTCAACCATTTATTGCAGCACCAGTATAATTTGATGAAATATCCAGCACCTCCGAATGTTCCGCTGGCTCCCATGCAAAATGGAATGCATCCTATGCCAG TTAACAATCTACCGATGGGGTATCCAGTACTTCAGCAACCTCTGATGCCTGCTCCTGGCCAGCCTCACATTGATCGGATGGTTTGTGGTCTATCCAGCGGCCATGTAGTGAATGGGATCCCTGCACCAGGTGGTTATCATCCAATGCGCATGAACTCTGGAAATGA CATGGTTGTGGACAATGGTGCACCGGAAGCTGCACATGCTGGTGCTATGTCATCTGATATGGCTGTGAGTCCCTCATCAGCAGCATCAAGCCATGCTCCTTTCACTCCATCTGAGATACCAGGGATGGCCATGGATACATCAGTCCTGGATTCAGCATTTGGATCTGAGATAGGGAACACAGGACCTCTGCAATTAGGGGCAGATGGGTCGTCAAGGGATTCCATCCGATCCTTGGGGCAGCTCTGGAATTTCAGCCTCTCTGATCTTACAGCAGATTTGACAAGTTTAGGAG ACTTGGAGGCTCTTGAGAATTACGCGGGTACCCCTTTCCTGCCCTCGGACTCGGATCTCTTACTTGATTCCCCAGACCATGATGACATAGGCAACCATGATGACATAG TTGAGTACTTCGCCGACGCCATCAACGGGTCCCAATCGGACGAAGAGAAGCCATAG